The Thermoplasmata archaeon genome includes a region encoding these proteins:
- a CDS encoding Rieske 2Fe-2S domain-containing protein yields MPTDVVLCKIAELPDGSMRHFEIMGYDIAVANVGGTFYGLDAMCTYQWANLAEGSVDQGRMVLICPSCKGAWDLKTGRPVDPPAKFPLTVYEVTATGDDLILTFTY; encoded by the coding sequence ATGCCCACGGACGTCGTCCTTTGCAAGATCGCGGAGCTGCCGGACGGCTCCATGCGGCATTTCGAAATCATGGGGTACGACATCGCCGTGGCGAATGTGGGCGGGACCTTCTACGGGCTCGACGCCATGTGCACGTACCAATGGGCGAACCTCGCCGAAGGCTCCGTGGACCAGGGGCGCATGGTCCTCATCTGCCCGTCGTGCAAGGGGGCCTGGGACCTGAAGACGGGCAGGCCGGTCGACCCGCCCGCGAAGTTCCCGCTCACCGTCTACGAAGTCACCGCCACGGGCGACGATCTCATCTTGACGTTCACCTACTGA
- a CDS encoding NfeD family protein, whose protein sequence is PGHGAEVAGIIVVLLALIGLGFSVDPIAFLLIIVGVVLLILEVKHPGFGAFGIGGIVAIAIGALFLAPLGPPSAPGQPGQLVTPGYQIGFVITLLVPVLLLGGLILFAMYKVNEVRRRKPTVGEFVGEPATTEEPLRKAEKGYVRFKGGLWQALTDEDIPAGSKVYVVRVEGILLHVSATPPPAPPRPTLPSRLERLFRRKSA, encoded by the coding sequence CCGGGCCATGGTGCCGAGGTCGCGGGGATCATCGTGGTCCTCCTCGCCCTGATTGGCCTCGGGTTCAGCGTCGACCCCATCGCGTTCCTGCTGATCATCGTGGGCGTCGTGCTCCTGATTCTAGAGGTGAAGCATCCCGGGTTCGGGGCGTTCGGCATCGGAGGGATCGTGGCGATTGCGATCGGGGCGCTCTTCCTCGCCCCCCTCGGGCCGCCCTCGGCCCCGGGCCAGCCCGGCCAGCTCGTGACGCCCGGCTACCAGATCGGGTTCGTGATCACCCTCCTGGTGCCCGTCCTCCTCTTGGGCGGCCTCATCCTGTTCGCGATGTACAAGGTGAACGAAGTGCGCCGCCGCAAGCCCACGGTGGGCGAGTTTGTGGGAGAACCCGCCACGACCGAGGAGCCGCTCAGGAAGGCGGAGAAGGGCTACGTCCGGTTCAAGGGAGGGCTCTGGCAGGCCCTCACGGACGAGGACATCCCGGCCGGGAGTAAGGTCTACGTGGTCCGGGTCGAGGGGATTCTCCTTCACGTTTCCGCGACCCCGCCGCCCGCGCCTCCGAGACCCACGCTGCCGAGCCGCCTCGAGCGGCTCTTCCGACGCAAGTCGGCGTGA
- a CDS encoding single-stranded DNA-binding protein, with translation MDKVLTKVKDLTPESKQVNVLAKVVGLSEEREITSRFGEARKLVEATVGDETGTVLLTLWNDQIGQVAKDETFLIDNGYVSLVRGHIRLNVGKYGSFAKAETPVETVNTALDVSAVEYEREPRYRSGGYGGQREGGSRQFEFGTGGSRGGNREHRDRGRRRF, from the coding sequence ATGGACAAGGTATTGACGAAGGTCAAGGACCTGACTCCGGAGTCCAAGCAGGTAAACGTGCTGGCGAAGGTCGTCGGGTTGAGTGAAGAGAGAGAAATCACCTCCCGCTTTGGCGAGGCGCGCAAGCTGGTCGAGGCGACCGTCGGGGACGAGACCGGAACGGTCCTCCTGACCCTGTGGAACGACCAGATCGGCCAGGTCGCGAAGGACGAGACGTTCCTGATCGACAACGGCTACGTGAGCCTCGTGCGAGGCCACATCCGCCTGAACGTCGGGAAGTACGGCAGCTTCGCGAAGGCCGAGACGCCCGTCGAGACCGTGAACACGGCGCTCGATGTGAGCGCGGTCGAGTACGAGCGCGAGCCGCGGTACCGCAGCGGCGGCTACGGCGGGCAGCGCGAGGGCGGCAGCCGGCAGTTCGAGTTTGGGACGGGCGGGAGCCGCGGCGGGAACCGGGAACACCGGGACCGCGGGCGGCGCCGGTTCTGA